In the genome of Pseudomonadota bacterium, one region contains:
- the pncA gene encoding bifunctional nicotinamidase/pyrazinamidase: MTHALLVIDVQNDFCPGGALAVAGGDEIVPGINALMADFEAVILTQDWHPAGHSSFASSHPGAEPMSMIDMPYGPQVLWPDHCIQGSHGAAFHADLAVDRADMIIRKGFNPAIDSYSAMFENDHETPTGLEGYLRTRGITALTLVGLATDFCVNFSAVDAAKAGFEVTLREDLTRAIDLDGSLGVAHQGMKKAGVRLT; this comes from the coding sequence ATGACACATGCCCTCCTCGTGATCGATGTTCAGAATGATTTTTGCCCCGGCGGTGCGCTCGCAGTGGCCGGGGGTGACGAGATCGTTCCGGGCATCAATGCCCTCATGGCCGATTTCGAGGCGGTGATCCTGACGCAGGATTGGCATCCGGCAGGCCACTCGTCCTTCGCGTCCAGCCATCCCGGCGCGGAGCCCATGAGCATGATCGACATGCCCTATGGGCCGCAGGTCCTTTGGCCCGATCACTGCATTCAGGGAAGTCACGGAGCTGCCTTCCATGCCGACCTCGCCGTGGACCGGGCGGACATGATCATCCGGAAGGGCTTCAATCCCGCCATCGACAGCTATTCCGCCATGTTCGAAAATGACCATGAGACGCCGACGGGTCTTGAAGGCTATCTTCGGACGCGGGGCATCACCGCGCTGACGCTCGTAGGCCTTGCAACCGATTTTTGTGTGAATTTCTCGGCAGTGGATGCGGCAAAAGCCGGCTTCGAGGTCACCTTGCGCGAAGATCTCACGAGGGCAATCGATCTGGATGGCTCACTTGGCGTAGCCCATCAGGGGATGAAGAAGGCTGGTGTCCGCCTCACATGA
- the pncB gene encoding nicotinate phosphoribosyltransferase codes for MVDIATRVWNHKWKIDPIVRSLIDTDFYKLLMCQSVFRNRPETQVTFSLINRSKDIKLAELIDEGELREQLDHIRSLSLSRGESTWLRGNTFYGKRQMFRPDFMEWFEGLKLPAYHLEKRDGQYELTFEGSWPEVMLWEIPALSVLMELRGRAVVNAMGRFELQVLYARAMAKLWEKIERLRALDGLLIADFGTRRRHSYLWQDWAVQAMIEGLGPRFIGTSNCLIAMQREVEAIGTNAHELPMVYAALARDDDGLARAPYEVLADWHEEHDGNLRIILPDTYGSEGFLERAPDWLARWTGIRIDSGKPEEGAETAIRWWKERGEDPTEKLIIFSDGLDVEKIEALHTQFAGRVRVSFGWGTLLTNDFRGLTPGDSLAPFSLVCKAVSADGRATVKLSDNPNKAMGPKDEIERYKRVFGVGQQEKLEVVV; via the coding sequence ATGGTCGATATCGCCACGCGTGTGTGGAACCACAAATGGAAGATCGACCCCATCGTAAGGTCGCTCATCGACACGGATTTCTACAAGTTGCTCATGTGCCAGTCCGTATTCCGGAACCGTCCGGAGACGCAGGTCACATTCTCTCTCATCAACCGCTCCAAGGACATCAAGCTCGCGGAGTTGATCGACGAGGGTGAGCTCAGAGAGCAGCTCGATCATATCCGCTCGCTCAGCTTGAGCCGGGGCGAAAGTACGTGGCTGCGCGGCAATACATTCTACGGCAAACGGCAGATGTTTCGCCCCGACTTCATGGAGTGGTTCGAGGGGCTCAAGCTCCCGGCGTACCACCTGGAAAAGCGGGACGGACAGTACGAGCTCACCTTCGAGGGCTCTTGGCCGGAGGTCATGCTCTGGGAAATCCCGGCGCTCTCGGTGCTGATGGAGCTGCGCGGGCGGGCCGTCGTCAATGCCATGGGCCGCTTTGAATTGCAGGTGCTGTACGCTCGCGCCATGGCGAAGCTTTGGGAGAAGATCGAGCGCCTGCGTGCGCTCGATGGTCTCCTGATCGCGGATTTCGGGACACGTCGCCGCCATTCGTATCTCTGGCAGGACTGGGCGGTGCAGGCCATGATCGAGGGGCTAGGCCCGCGCTTCATCGGAACCTCGAATTGCCTCATCGCGATGCAGAGGGAGGTCGAGGCCATCGGGACAAACGCGCACGAGCTGCCCATGGTCTATGCCGCCCTCGCGCGGGATGATGACGGACTCGCCCGGGCGCCTTACGAGGTGCTGGCGGATTGGCACGAAGAGCATGATGGCAATCTGCGCATCATCCTTCCGGATACCTATGGGAGCGAGGGCTTCCTCGAACGCGCGCCGGACTGGCTCGCACGTTGGACCGGGATCCGCATTGACTCAGGCAAGCCGGAAGAGGGCGCGGAGACCGCGATCCGCTGGTGGAAAGAGCGCGGAGAAGATCCCACGGAGAAGCTCATCATCTTCTCCGACGGGCTGGATGTGGAGAAGATCGAGGCGCTTCACACGCAGTTTGCGGGGCGTGTTAGGGTCTCTTTCGGTTGGGGAACCCTTCTCACGAACGATTTCCGCGGCTTGACCCCCGGCGATAGCCTCGCGCCGTTTTCGCTCGTCTGCAAAGCGGTGTCAGCGGATGGCCGCGCCACGGTGAAGCTCTCCGACAACCCCAACAAAGCCATGGGGCCGAAGGATGAAATCGAGCGGTACAAGCGAGTCTTCGGCGTGGGCCAGCAGGAAAAACTCGAGGT